The proteins below come from a single Ictalurus punctatus breed USDA103 chromosome 24, Coco_2.0, whole genome shotgun sequence genomic window:
- the sf3b4 gene encoding splicing factor 3B subunit 4 isoform X2 — protein sequence MAAGPISERNQDATVYVGGLDEKVSEPLLWELFLQAGPVVNTHMPKDRVTGQHQGYGFVEFLSEEDADYAIKIMNMIKLYGKPIRVNKASAHNKNLDVGANIFIGNLDPEIDEKLLYDTFSAFGVILQTPKIMRDPDTGNSKGYAFINFASFDASDAAIEAMNGQYLCNRPITVSYAFKKDSKGERHGSAAERLLAAQNPLSQADRPHQLFADAPPPPSAPTPVMTALGAAMPIPGMPPPGAFPPVPPPGSLPPGMPPGMPMPPAPGTPASQGASGVPPHGPPPFPPAGMHPPGMPPMPMPHSGPPGMVPPPPGSTQHRAPPPPGMPPPPQMGMPPRGPFGPPMGHPMPPGMRGPPPPMPPPGYGTGPPRPPPFGFQRPPMPPRPPAPPRAPLRAPLPP from the exons ATGGCGGCGGGACCGATATCAGAAAGAAATCAAG atgcGACGGTGTACGTAGGTGGTCTGGATGAGAAAGTGTCCGAGCCGTTGTTATGGGAACTCTTCCTTCAGGCTGGACCGGtggtgaacacacacatgcccaAAGACAGAGTGACGGGACAACATCAGG gttACGGTTTTGTGGAGTTCCTCAGTGAAGAAGATGCTGATTACGCTATAAAGATCATGAACATGATAAAGCTGTACGGTAAACCCATCCGCGTGAACAAAGCCTCGGCTCACAACAAGAACCTGGACGTGGGAGCGAACATCTTCATCGGGAACCTGGACCCCGAGATCGACGAGAAGCTCCTGTACGACACGTTCAGCGCGTTCGGCGTCATCCTGCAGACCCCCAAGATCATGAGAGACCCCGACACGGGGAACTCCAAGGGTTACGCCTTCATCAACTTCGCCAGCTTCGACGCGTCGGACGCAGCCATCGAGGCGATGAACGGTCAGTACCTGTGTAACCGGCCCATCACCGTGTCCTACGCCTTCAAGAAGGACTCCAAGGGGGAGAGGCACGGATCGGCCGCCGAGAGACTCCTCGCCGCGCAGAACCCTCTCTCGCAGGCCGACCGGCCGCATCAGCTGTTCGCCGACGCTCCGCCCCCTCCTTCTGCCCCGACCCCCGTCATGACCGCGCTGGGAGCGGCCATGCCCATACCCG GCATGCCTCCTCCTGGTGCCTTCCCACCAGTACCCCCACCTGGTTCTTTACCCCCTGGAATGCCCCCCGGGATGCCCATGCCCCCTGCCCCGGGCACTCCTGCTTCTCAGGGGGCCTCTGGAGTACCTCCACATGGACCTCCACCGTTCCCTCCAGCAGGCATGCACCCACCAG GAATGCCGCCGATGCCCATGCCTCACTCTGGACCTCCTGGAATGGTGCCTCCTCCTCCAGGATCCACCCAGCACCGGGCCCCGCCTCCCCCCGGCATGCCCCCACCCCCACAGATGGGCATGCCTCCCCGGGGACCGTTTGGCCCACCCATGG GTCATCCGATGCCCCCTGGGATGAGAGGCCCGCCTCCCCCGATGCCACCCCCAGGTTACGGCACAGGTCCCCCTCGTCCTCCTCCGTTTGGTTTCCAGAGACCGCCAATGCCCCCGCGCCCCCCTGCACCACCCCGGGCCCCTCTCAGAGCACCCCTGCCCCCCTAA
- the sf3b4 gene encoding splicing factor 3B subunit 4 isoform X1 has protein sequence MCRVYGQVLSSSEGRRRSDLPDATVYVGGLDEKVSEPLLWELFLQAGPVVNTHMPKDRVTGQHQGYGFVEFLSEEDADYAIKIMNMIKLYGKPIRVNKASAHNKNLDVGANIFIGNLDPEIDEKLLYDTFSAFGVILQTPKIMRDPDTGNSKGYAFINFASFDASDAAIEAMNGQYLCNRPITVSYAFKKDSKGERHGSAAERLLAAQNPLSQADRPHQLFADAPPPPSAPTPVMTALGAAMPIPGMPPPGAFPPVPPPGSLPPGMPPGMPMPPAPGTPASQGASGVPPHGPPPFPPAGMHPPGMPPMPMPHSGPPGMVPPPPGSTQHRAPPPPGMPPPPQMGMPPRGPFGPPMGHPMPPGMRGPPPPMPPPGYGTGPPRPPPFGFQRPPMPPRPPAPPRAPLRAPLPP, from the exons ATGTGCAGGGTTTATGGCCAGGTGCTTTCCTCCTCTGAAGGAAGGAGACGGTCAGATCTTCCAG atgcGACGGTGTACGTAGGTGGTCTGGATGAGAAAGTGTCCGAGCCGTTGTTATGGGAACTCTTCCTTCAGGCTGGACCGGtggtgaacacacacatgcccaAAGACAGAGTGACGGGACAACATCAGG gttACGGTTTTGTGGAGTTCCTCAGTGAAGAAGATGCTGATTACGCTATAAAGATCATGAACATGATAAAGCTGTACGGTAAACCCATCCGCGTGAACAAAGCCTCGGCTCACAACAAGAACCTGGACGTGGGAGCGAACATCTTCATCGGGAACCTGGACCCCGAGATCGACGAGAAGCTCCTGTACGACACGTTCAGCGCGTTCGGCGTCATCCTGCAGACCCCCAAGATCATGAGAGACCCCGACACGGGGAACTCCAAGGGTTACGCCTTCATCAACTTCGCCAGCTTCGACGCGTCGGACGCAGCCATCGAGGCGATGAACGGTCAGTACCTGTGTAACCGGCCCATCACCGTGTCCTACGCCTTCAAGAAGGACTCCAAGGGGGAGAGGCACGGATCGGCCGCCGAGAGACTCCTCGCCGCGCAGAACCCTCTCTCGCAGGCCGACCGGCCGCATCAGCTGTTCGCCGACGCTCCGCCCCCTCCTTCTGCCCCGACCCCCGTCATGACCGCGCTGGGAGCGGCCATGCCCATACCCG GCATGCCTCCTCCTGGTGCCTTCCCACCAGTACCCCCACCTGGTTCTTTACCCCCTGGAATGCCCCCCGGGATGCCCATGCCCCCTGCCCCGGGCACTCCTGCTTCTCAGGGGGCCTCTGGAGTACCTCCACATGGACCTCCACCGTTCCCTCCAGCAGGCATGCACCCACCAG GAATGCCGCCGATGCCCATGCCTCACTCTGGACCTCCTGGAATGGTGCCTCCTCCTCCAGGATCCACCCAGCACCGGGCCCCGCCTCCCCCCGGCATGCCCCCACCCCCACAGATGGGCATGCCTCCCCGGGGACCGTTTGGCCCACCCATGG GTCATCCGATGCCCCCTGGGATGAGAGGCCCGCCTCCCCCGATGCCACCCCCAGGTTACGGCACAGGTCCCCCTCGTCCTCCTCCGTTTGGTTTCCAGAGACCGCCAATGCCCCCGCGCCCCCCTGCACCACCCCGGGCCCCTCTCAGAGCACCCCTGCCCCCCTAA